The nucleotide sequence GGTCCAGAGTTCGTCGGTGACGAACGGCACCACCGGGTGCAGCAGCCGCAGCAGCTGGTCCAGCACTCCGCCGAGCACCCGGCGGGTGACCTCGGCCGACTCGCCGCCACCGGCCAGCACCGGCTTGGCCAGCTCGACGTACCAGTCGCAGACGTCGTCCCAGGCGAAGTGGTAGAGCACGTCACAGACCTTGGCGAACTCGTACGCCTCGAACTGCTCGTCCACCTCGGCGGTGACCTGCTGCAACCGGGAGAGGATCCACCGGTCCACGGTCGAGAGCCGGGCCGGCTCCGGCAGCTCGCCGGCCACGTGTGCGCCGTTCATCAGGGCGAACCGGGTGGCGTTCCAGAGCTTGTTGCAGAAGTTGCGGGAGCCCTGGCACCACTCGTCGCTCACCGGCACGTCCTGGCCGGGGTTGGCGCCCCGGGCCAGGGTGAACCGGGTGGCGTCGGCGCCGTACCGCTCGATCCAGTCCAGCGGGTCGACCACGTTGCCGAAGGACTTCGACATCTTCTTGCCGTACTGGTCGCGCACCATGCCGTGCAGCGCGATCACGTCGAACGGCTGCCGGCCGTCCATCGCGTACAGCCCGAACATCATCATCCGGGCGACCCAGAAGAAGAGGATGTCGTACCCGGTCACCAGCACGCTCGTCGGATAGAACTTCGCCAGGTCGGCGGTGGACTCGGGCCAGCCGAGGGTGGAGAACGGCCACAGTGCGCTGGAGAACCAGGTGTCCAGCACGTCCGTGTCCTGGGTCCAGCCGTCGCCGGTCGGCGGCTGCTCGTCCGGGCCGACGCAGCGCACCTCGCCGTCCGGGCCGTACCAGACCGGGATCCGGTGCCCCCACCAGAGCTGTCGGGAGATGCACCAGTCGTGCATGTTGTCGACCCAGCCGAAGTACCGCTTTGCCATGTCGGCGGGCTCGATCTTCACCCGGCCGTCCCGCACCGCGTCGCCGGCCGCCCGGGCCAGTGGTCCGGTGTTGACGAACCACTGCAACGACAGTCGCGGTTCCACAGTCGTACGGCACCGCGAGCAGTGCCCCACCGCGTGCACGTACGGCCGCTTCTCGGCGACGATCCGGCCCTGTTCGCGGAGCGCGGCGACGATCGCCGGCCGGGCCTCGAACCGGTCGAGTCCCTGGAACGGGCCGTGCGCGGTGACGACACCCCGCTCGTCCATGATCGTCAACGACGGCAGGTCGTGCCGCTGGCCGATCTCGAAGTCGTTCGGGTCGTGTGCCGGGGTCACCTTGACCATGCCGGTGCCGAAGCTCGGATCGACGTGCTCGTCCCCGACGATCGGGATCCGCCGCCCGGTCAGCGGCAACTCCACCTCGGTGCCGATCAGGTGCTTGTAGCGCTCGTCGTCGGGGTGCACCGCCACCGCGGTGTCGCCGAGCATCGTCTCGGCCCGGGTGGTGGCGACCACCACGTCGTCGCTGTACCGGATCGAGACGAGTTCGCCGTCGTCGTCGGTGTGCTCCACCTCGATGTCGGAGAGCGCGGTGAGGCAGCGCGGGCACCAGTTGATGATCCGCTCCGCGCGGTAGATCAGGCCGTCGTCGTACAGCTTCTTGAAGATCGTCTGTACCGCCCGGGACAGCCCCTCGTCCATGGTGAAGCGTTCGCGGTCCCAGTCGACGGAGTCGCCGAGCCGGCGCATCTGGCCGAGGAT is from Micromonospora sp. WMMD1102 and encodes:
- a CDS encoding valine--tRNA ligase yields the protein MTETLDANRAPAPTLSAQYQPGEVEGRRYEEWVAAGRFRASADSDKPPFTIVIPPPNVTGSLHMGHAFEHTLMDALTRRRRMQGYEALWLPGMDHAGIATQNLVERQLAGEGLSRHDLGREKFVERVWQWKAESGGKILGQMRRLGDSVDWDRERFTMDEGLSRAVQTIFKKLYDDGLIYRAERIINWCPRCLTALSDIEVEHTDDDGELVSIRYSDDVVVATTRAETMLGDTAVAVHPDDERYKHLIGTEVELPLTGRRIPIVGDEHVDPSFGTGMVKVTPAHDPNDFEIGQRHDLPSLTIMDERGVVTAHGPFQGLDRFEARPAIVAALREQGRIVAEKRPYVHAVGHCSRCRTTVEPRLSLQWFVNTGPLARAAGDAVRDGRVKIEPADMAKRYFGWVDNMHDWCISRQLWWGHRIPVWYGPDGEVRCVGPDEQPPTGDGWTQDTDVLDTWFSSALWPFSTLGWPESTADLAKFYPTSVLVTGYDILFFWVARMMMFGLYAMDGRQPFDVIALHGMVRDQYGKKMSKSFGNVVDPLDWIERYGADATRFTLARGANPGQDVPVSDEWCQGSRNFCNKLWNATRFALMNGAHVAGELPEPARLSTVDRWILSRLQQVTAEVDEQFEAYEFAKVCDVLYHFAWDDVCDWYVELAKPVLAGGGESAEVTRRVLGGVLDQLLRLLHPVVPFVTDELWTALAGTEYAGSDAAGPSVMTAAWPSAVPGLRDEAAEREIAELQRVVTEIRRFRSDQGLRPAQRVAARLDGLTVAGIAAHEPLIRSLVRLDEAGPDFAASATLAVSGAVTVALDTRGSIDVAAERARLAKDRAAAEKEINQARAKLDNPAFLAKAPEPVVDKIKGRLAAAEADLERIASALAALG